GCGCGGCTCTCCTGGGGGTCCATGCCGACGACGTGGTCGGCGGTGGTGCCGGTGACCAGGGAGCGGCGGCCGTCGCGGCGGCGCCAGACGAGGGCCATCTCATGGCTGGGCTGGGTGCGCCAGGCGGCGAGGTCCTCCTCGGTCGGATGGGGCGTCACCAGGCGTTGCGAGGCCTCGAATCTGTGCACCACGCGCAGGTTCTCGTAGCGCTCGCGCTCCTTCTCCGGCAGGTTCTCGTAGGCGGCGTAGGTGCTGGCGAACTCGGTGCCGCCGCCGACGGTGGCCACATGCCGGGCGGTGAGCGTGGTCGCCCTGATCGGCACGTCGTCGCTGGTGCCGTCGAGGTGCCAGAAGAAGGCCCCCTTGAGGTACTTGGCGCTTCTGCTCTTGGCCGGGTCGAGGGAGATCGGGAAGATCTCCTGGCCGCGCAGCGAGACCACCTCGCCGATCCTGCGGCTGAACGCCAGCTGCTGGTCGTCGTCGAGGTGCAGCCCGCGCACGAGGAGCACTCCCCGCCACTTGAGGGCCTCGACGCACCGCTGCACGAAGGCGTCGTCGAGGGGGTCGGTCACACCGGTGAACTCCACCCCGAGCGACGGGCTCAAGGCCTTCGATTCGATCATGGAAACTCCCCTTCCATACTTGAGAACCATATTCTCATCATGGCGGGGCGCGGAAGTGGAGAGCATCAGGTTCTCTTGTCCGAATCCTTGATTCGCGCAAATGGAGAATGTAGTTTCCGGGGCATCCGGGGTCGACCGAGCAAGGAGGCTGGGATGCGGTTCAAGGACAGGGTGGCCATCGTCACCGGGGCCGGCCAGGGCATTGGCGAGGGATACGCCAAGGCGCTGGCCGCCGAGGGGGCGAAGGTCGTGGTCGCCGACCTGAACGAGGAGCAGGGGCAGCGGGTCGCCAAGGAGATCGGCGACGCCCTCTTCGTGCGGGTCGACGTCGCGGACCCGGCCTCCGCGCAGGGGCTCGCCGACACGGTGGTCGCCGAACTCGGCCGTATCGACCACCTGGTGAACAACGCGGCGATCTACCACGACATGCGCCGCGAGGGCATCCTCACCGTCGACTACGACTACCTCGACCGGTTCCTGAAGGTGAACCTGCTGGGCGCGCTCCATGTGACCCGCGCCGTGCTGCCGCACCTGGGCGAGGGCGCGGCCATCGTCAACCAGTCCTCCACCGCCGCCTACCAGCCCACCGGCTTCTACGGGCTCGCCAAGGCCGGGATCAACCACCTCACCGTCTCCCTCGCCGCCGAACTGGGCGGGCGCGGCATCCGGGTCAACGCCATCGCGCCCGGTCCGACGGACACCGAGGCGACCCGCAACGTCGTTCCCGAGGAGTACCGCGCCGTCATGGTCCGGCAACTCGCCCTCAAACGCCTGGGAACCCCCGCCGA
This window of the Streptomyces sp. NBC_01275 genome carries:
- a CDS encoding TauD/TfdA family dioxygenase, with the translated sequence MIESKALSPSLGVEFTGVTDPLDDAFVQRCVEALKWRGVLLVRGLHLDDDQQLAFSRRIGEVVSLRGQEIFPISLDPAKSRSAKYLKGAFFWHLDGTSDDVPIRATTLTARHVATVGGGTEFASTYAAYENLPEKERERYENLRVVHRFEASQRLVTPHPTEEDLAAWRTQPSHEMALVWRRRDGRRSLVTGTTADHVVGMDPQESRALLDDLLDWTTHERFRYAHDWAVGDLVVWDNTGILHRALPYDENSERLLHRTTVVGDEAFA
- a CDS encoding SDR family oxidoreductase codes for the protein MRFKDRVAIVTGAGQGIGEGYAKALAAEGAKVVVADLNEEQGQRVAKEIGDALFVRVDVADPASAQGLADTVVAELGRIDHLVNNAAIYHDMRREGILTVDYDYLDRFLKVNLLGALHVTRAVLPHLGEGAAIVNQSSTAAYQPTGFYGLAKAGINHLTVSLAAELGGRGIRVNAIAPGPTDTEATRNVVPEEYRAVMVRQLALKRLGTPADQAGALLFLLSDDASWLTGQIVAVDGGQVVRL